A region from the Saccharomonospora azurea NA-128 genome encodes:
- a CDS encoding ABC transporter ATP-binding protein: MSSTVDERHTRDVDTGRGLHVRGLTTRYGPVLALDDVDLTAPAGRVTAVLGANGAGKTTLLRTVSGLLPAQAGSVHLGDVDLTTAGAEDVARAGVAHVPEGRGVITELTVEENLRLGALLGAARASARKPPTIDDVYALFPSLEGRRRQAAHSLSGGERQMLVIGRALLSAPEVLLLDEPSLGLAPRVVSRIFAVLRGLVDAEGLAILLVEQNARSALSIADTGVVLNLGRVVASADAATLAGDDELRHAYLGL, from the coding sequence ATGAGCAGCACGGTGGACGAGCGGCACACCCGGGACGTCGACACGGGACGCGGTCTGCACGTGCGGGGGCTGACCACCCGCTACGGCCCCGTCCTCGCGCTCGACGACGTCGACCTCACGGCACCCGCAGGTCGGGTCACCGCCGTGCTGGGAGCGAACGGCGCGGGCAAGACGACGCTGCTGCGGACGGTGTCCGGCCTCCTGCCGGCGCAGGCGGGCAGCGTCCACCTCGGCGACGTGGACCTCACCACGGCCGGCGCGGAGGACGTGGCCAGAGCCGGGGTGGCCCACGTGCCCGAAGGCCGCGGCGTGATCACGGAACTGACGGTGGAGGAGAACCTCCGGCTCGGAGCCCTGCTCGGCGCCGCGCGAGCATCCGCGCGGAAGCCACCCACGATCGACGACGTGTACGCGCTGTTCCCGTCGCTGGAGGGGCGCCGAAGGCAGGCGGCGCACTCGCTGTCCGGCGGCGAGCGGCAGATGCTCGTCATCGGCAGGGCGCTGCTGTCGGCGCCCGAGGTCCTGTTGCTCGACGAACCGTCGCTCGGGCTGGCCCCGCGAGTGGTCTCCCGCATCTTCGCGGTGCTGCGGGGCCTGGTCGACGCCGAGGGCCTCGCGATCCTGCTCGTCGAGCAGAACGCCCGCAGCGCACTGTCCATCGCCGACACCGGCGTCGTGCTCAACCTCGGCCGGGTGGTGGCCAGCGCGGACGCCGCGACCCTGGCCGGGGACGACGAACTCCGCCACGCCTACCTCGGTCTGTGA
- a CDS encoding ABC transporter ATP-binding protein: MRTEDTIDTGGTRPEQSLFYLHGVTVRFGGLTALSDVSLTARHREVHGVIGPNGAGKTTLFNVCCGFVRPEAGTIRVRGTPVTQPRPHQLASLGIARTLQGLGLFDGLTVLDNVLVGADRFRRTGFLPALLGLRRSVADEAALRARAEAVLRELGIDAYADARPGSLPYPVRKRVALARALVSEPELLLLDEPASGLGHDDLGELADLVRALSDRMAVVLVDHHMDLVMSVCDRITVLDFGRVIASGRPDEIAADPAVITAYLGEEARA, from the coding sequence GTGCGGACCGAGGACACGATCGACACCGGCGGGACACGGCCGGAACAATCCCTTTTCTACCTCCACGGCGTCACGGTCCGGTTCGGTGGGCTCACCGCGCTGTCGGACGTCTCGCTCACGGCGCGGCATCGCGAGGTCCACGGTGTGATCGGCCCCAACGGTGCGGGCAAGACCACCCTGTTCAACGTCTGTTGTGGATTCGTGCGTCCTGAGGCGGGCACGATCCGCGTGCGCGGCACACCGGTGACCCAGCCGCGACCCCACCAGCTGGCCTCCCTCGGCATCGCCCGGACGCTGCAGGGGCTCGGGCTCTTCGACGGGCTCACGGTGCTCGACAACGTGCTGGTCGGCGCCGACCGCTTCCGCCGAACGGGATTCCTCCCCGCGCTGCTGGGACTGCGGCGCTCGGTGGCGGACGAGGCGGCTCTGCGAGCGCGGGCCGAGGCGGTGTTGCGCGAGCTCGGCATCGACGCCTACGCCGACGCTCGGCCCGGCAGCCTGCCCTACCCCGTGCGCAAACGCGTGGCGCTGGCGCGCGCGTTGGTGTCGGAACCCGAACTGCTGCTGCTGGACGAACCCGCGAGCGGACTGGGGCACGACGACCTCGGCGAGCTCGCCGATCTCGTGCGCGCGTTGTCCGACCGGATGGCGGTCGTGCTCGTCGACCACCACATGGACCTCGTGATGTCGGTCTGCGACCGGATCACCGTTCTCGACTTCGGCAGAGTCATCGCGTCGGGGCGGCCCGACGAGATCGCCGCGGACCCCGCCGTGATCACGGCGTACCTGGGCGAGGAGGCCCGCGCATGA
- a CDS encoding PucR family transcriptional regulator, whose product MTTAADHPADGEVSSSARTALRVLTTAMLEDLDALADRLTLMVLRAEPSYAELGVSAPDALRENLRANLERGVQSLGGFIPDGVDPNDTSRDTGRKRAREGVPLEAVLHAYRLGGQVIWEGLLSTSRDRFRGRYDRELLDASGWGWRVIDAGSAALVDAYRLEESRLRSQELSRRHAFLAALLDGRGKDSVVAQDAATVLGLPTCGPMLCVVAPVENPTDEPLRSPRDTLAADGFVSSWHVRPSDIVGLVALADRSPADALDTLRPAVVGRVGASPVITTLGQVGEAYTLARTAARTLRTPGVAFLDDHLPEALLVGSPELTGRLAQVAFGDLLRLPDHERETLLTTLGAVIDHSGSPTRAAQQLYCHRNTVIYRLQRIESVTGRSMSNARDRLLFTLGLLTVRRRDTKDTAHRP is encoded by the coding sequence ATGACGACGGCAGCGGATCACCCGGCGGACGGCGAGGTCTCCTCGTCGGCGAGAACCGCCCTGCGCGTCCTCACCACGGCGATGCTCGAGGACCTCGACGCCCTCGCCGACCGGCTCACCCTGATGGTGCTGCGGGCCGAGCCCTCCTACGCCGAACTCGGCGTGTCGGCGCCCGACGCACTGCGGGAGAACCTGCGGGCGAACCTCGAACGCGGAGTGCAGTCGCTCGGCGGCTTCATCCCGGACGGCGTCGACCCCAACGACACCTCGCGCGACACCGGCCGCAAGCGCGCCAGGGAGGGCGTGCCGCTGGAAGCCGTGCTGCACGCCTACCGGCTGGGCGGGCAGGTGATCTGGGAAGGGCTGCTCTCGACGTCGCGCGACCGGTTCCGCGGCCGCTACGACCGCGAACTGCTCGACGCGTCGGGGTGGGGCTGGCGGGTGATCGACGCCGGCTCGGCGGCACTCGTCGACGCCTACCGCCTGGAGGAGTCGCGCCTGCGCAGCCAGGAGTTGAGCCGACGCCACGCCTTCCTGGCCGCGCTGCTCGACGGCCGCGGCAAGGACTCGGTCGTCGCGCAGGATGCGGCGACCGTCCTGGGGTTGCCGACGTGCGGGCCGATGCTGTGCGTGGTGGCTCCGGTCGAGAACCCGACCGACGAGCCGCTGCGCTCGCCGAGGGACACGCTCGCCGCGGACGGTTTCGTGTCGTCGTGGCACGTCCGCCCGTCCGACATCGTGGGCCTGGTCGCGCTCGCCGACCGCAGCCCGGCCGACGCCCTGGACACGCTGCGTCCCGCGGTCGTGGGCCGGGTCGGCGCGTCACCGGTGATCACGACGCTCGGCCAGGTCGGCGAGGCGTACACGTTGGCCCGCACGGCGGCGAGGACGTTGCGGACGCCGGGAGTGGCCTTCCTGGACGACCACCTGCCCGAGGCGCTGCTCGTCGGCAGTCCCGAGTTGACCGGCCGACTCGCGCAGGTGGCCTTCGGCGACCTGCTCCGCCTGCCCGACCACGAGCGGGAGACGTTGCTGACCACGCTGGGCGCGGTGATCGACCACAGCGGCTCGCCCACCCGGGCGGCCCAGCAGCTCTACTGCCACCGCAACACCGTGATCTACCGGCTGCAGCGCATCGAGTCGGTCACCGGCCGGTCGATGTCGAACGCCCGCGACCGGTTGCTGTTCACCCTCGGACTGCTCACCGTGCGCCGCAGGGACACGAAGGACACGGCGCATCGCCCCTGA
- a CDS encoding wax ester/triacylglycerol synthase domain-containing protein codes for LDRALHRLAFPAARPATRRLPAADALFAHVETPAVPQHVGTALVFEPGPALTVEQAAAMLATVPGALGRFSSASATRAVRWCAVPGRSASALVDAVSVADLESAVDTFFSVPLQPAHAVAAARLVTGLADGRSALLVKLHHALADGMTMLQALLSDTDDAGRLSWASRPVSPMGDVGVPGLRGGVRPVLSGLARLAAAGRAPEAVTDGEVPDAQRHHALGLLPGRDVRSAARAAGVSAAEYVLTLFAQAWHDVGAARGDRFRLMVPWSVRGTDSLRLAGNHTGAASVDLPVGRLGLTHRAERVATALRSRTETGVPEAGSLVVQALGALPVPLHRALARRMYRRDWFNAVGTVMPGPRREVRWHDAVMSQAYPVLPLAPGTGLAWGALTWGPWITVCVTVRADFAPLADALAHRMSTLVADSAVRETS; via the coding sequence CCTCGACCGGGCGCTGCACCGGCTCGCCTTCCCCGCGGCGCGGCCCGCGACCCGGCGCCTGCCCGCGGCCGACGCGTTGTTCGCCCACGTCGAGACTCCCGCTGTCCCGCAGCACGTGGGCACGGCCCTGGTGTTCGAACCCGGCCCGGCCCTCACGGTCGAGCAGGCTGCCGCCATGCTGGCCACGGTGCCGGGTGCACTCGGCCGGTTCTCCTCGGCGTCCGCGACGCGCGCGGTCCGCTGGTGTGCCGTTCCGGGCCGGAGCGCGTCGGCGCTCGTCGACGCGGTGAGCGTTGCCGACCTGGAGTCCGCAGTGGACACGTTCTTCTCCGTGCCGCTGCAGCCCGCGCACGCCGTCGCCGCCGCGCGACTCGTCACCGGCCTGGCCGACGGGCGCAGCGCGCTGCTCGTCAAGCTGCACCACGCGCTCGCGGACGGCATGACCATGCTGCAGGCGCTGCTGTCCGACACCGACGACGCCGGCCGGTTGTCCTGGGCGAGCCGCCCCGTGTCGCCGATGGGCGACGTGGGCGTGCCGGGCCTGCGGGGCGGCGTCCGCCCCGTCCTCTCGGGACTCGCCCGGCTGGCCGCGGCGGGCCGTGCCCCCGAGGCCGTCACCGACGGGGAGGTCCCCGACGCCCAGCGGCATCACGCGCTCGGTCTCCTTCCCGGGCGAGACGTGCGCTCGGCTGCCCGAGCCGCCGGGGTGAGTGCGGCCGAGTACGTTCTCACCCTGTTCGCGCAGGCGTGGCACGACGTCGGAGCGGCGCGGGGCGACAGGTTCCGGCTCATGGTCCCGTGGTCGGTGCGGGGCACCGACAGCCTGCGGCTGGCGGGAAACCACACGGGCGCCGCGTCCGTCGACCTTCCCGTCGGCCGGCTGGGCCTGACTCACCGCGCCGAGCGCGTCGCCACCGCGTTGCGCTCGCGGACGGAGACGGGAGTGCCGGAGGCCGGAAGCCTCGTGGTGCAGGCGCTCGGTGCCCTGCCTGTCCCGCTGCATCGCGCGCTCGCGCGGCGGATGTACCGGCGCGACTGGTTCAACGCCGTGGGCACGGTGATGCCCGGGCCTCGACGGGAGGTCCGCTGGCACGACGCCGTCATGTCGCAGGCCTACCCCGTGCTGCCGCTCGCGCCCGGCACGGGCCTCGCCTGGGGGGCGCTCACGTGGGGACCGTGGATCACCGTGTGTGTGACCGTGCGCGCCGATTTCGCCCCACTCGCCGACGCGCTCGCCCACCGCATGTCCACCCTCGTCGCCGACTCCGCCGTGCGGGAGACGTCGTGA